A stretch of the Filimonas lacunae genome encodes the following:
- a CDS encoding AsmA-like C-terminal region-containing protein has translation MLKKVLKITGISLLVLLALLITLPLLFKGKIIRIVKEQINKNILAKADFSDVSLSFIRHFPRASVSLKHFYVVGIDEFAKDTLVSTEEADVAVNLWSVISGSKMSIYAVNINTPRIRAIVNKDGKANWNITKPDATTDTATTEGKPFSMQLQHYSISNGYIVYDDQVGAMSTEIVNLNHEGSGDFTSDLFTLDTHTTADAVTFTYGGIPYLLNTKTAVGLKLQIDAKNSKYTFNTNDIAINDLKLSAKGFFQFMNDSTYNMDISFNAPSNDFKSFLSLVPAVYKNDFASIKTSGKAGLSGFVKGVYNGVQIPAYNIKLNVEDGFFQYPDLPAPVKNIRVAAEVNNPDGVTDNTVVDISKAHIEFGADPFDFHLLLKNPLTKQYIDAGAKGNLDLAGVTRFVKLENGTKLSGTVNADVQAKGDVVVVTQQKPGSFSASGFVEINKLYYASPAFPQPVQNTHARIEFTNPDGVPDHTVIQVPSAHVEVGKDGADLTLLLKTPATDPYFEVTAKGGLNLANIAQFYTFEPGTSLSGQLNADISCKGKKSYVDAKKYDAFQTAGTLQVFKVEYKSKEYPDGVALQSGTLAFTPARVSISNVSGSFMQTNFTAAGGFDNLLGYALKDEPLKGTLQMHADKIDLNKWMGMVPASAADTTAVTSEPFAVPANIQFTVDASAGNVKYDKVDYKNIAGTLEIKDEAVTLKNVKMEALDGTIALNGSYATKASKKKPAISMAYDVQNLDIQKTFTAFNTVQKLMPVGQFLSGKLTSQMSLKGNLGENMMPDLSTLSGDGTLLLLQGMLSKFGPLDKIASTLKLNDLQQITVKDIKSHFEFANGKVLVKPFTVQVKDIGMEIGGTHGLDQSLNYVINMKVPREKLGTQANQLVNSLAAKASSKGINITPGDIINLKVNLGGFINKPTVSTDLAGAGSSVADELKQQASTFAAEKKAAADSAVAAAKQAVKDTIASVKNQLVKDAGNALKDQLLGAKKDSTTTKDSLSTKQKVEEAGKGLLKGLLKKKS, from the coding sequence ATGCTTAAAAAAGTGCTGAAGATTACAGGTATCAGCCTGCTGGTATTGCTTGCTCTGTTAATTACATTACCCTTACTTTTTAAAGGAAAAATCATCCGTATTGTAAAAGAACAGATCAATAAAAACATTCTGGCCAAAGCCGATTTTTCCGATGTAAGTCTCTCTTTCATCCGTCATTTCCCGCGTGCTTCCGTTTCGCTGAAGCATTTTTATGTGGTGGGTATTGATGAATTTGCCAAAGATACCCTGGTAAGTACCGAAGAAGCAGATGTGGCGGTAAACCTGTGGAGTGTGATCAGTGGTAGTAAAATGAGCATTTATGCGGTTAATATTAACACGCCACGTATACGGGCTATTGTAAATAAAGATGGTAAAGCCAACTGGAATATTACAAAGCCGGATGCAACAACCGATACGGCCACCACAGAAGGCAAGCCTTTTAGCATGCAACTGCAGCATTACAGTATTAGCAACGGCTATATTGTATATGACGACCAGGTAGGCGCCATGAGCACAGAAATTGTAAACCTCAATCATGAAGGCAGTGGCGATTTTACGTCCGACTTGTTTACACTGGATACGCACACCACAGCTGATGCAGTAACCTTCACTTATGGGGGCATTCCTTATTTGCTGAATACAAAAACAGCAGTAGGGCTGAAGTTGCAGATAGATGCTAAAAACAGTAAGTATACTTTTAATACAAACGACATTGCCATCAATGATCTGAAACTAAGTGCCAAGGGCTTTTTCCAGTTCATGAACGATAGCACTTATAACATGGATATCAGCTTTAACGCACCTTCCAACGATTTCAAAAGTTTTTTATCGTTAGTGCCGGCTGTATATAAAAACGATTTCGCTTCTATCAAAACCAGTGGTAAGGCAGGGTTGAGCGGCTTTGTAAAAGGAGTGTACAATGGTGTGCAAATACCGGCTTATAATATTAAGCTGAATGTGGAAGATGGTTTTTTCCAGTATCCTGATTTGCCTGCCCCGGTTAAAAACATCCGGGTAGCAGCAGAAGTAAACAACCCTGATGGCGTTACAGATAATACTGTAGTGGATATATCCAAAGCACATATTGAATTTGGCGCCGATCCTTTCGATTTTCATTTGCTGTTAAAAAATCCGCTTACCAAACAATACATTGATGCCGGCGCTAAAGGCAATTTAGATCTTGCCGGTGTTACCCGTTTTGTAAAGCTGGAAAACGGAACAAAGCTTTCGGGTACGGTTAATGCCGATGTGCAGGCAAAAGGAGATGTGGTAGTGGTTACACAACAAAAGCCGGGCAGCTTTAGCGCCAGTGGTTTTGTGGAGATCAATAAACTGTATTATGCTTCTCCGGCTTTTCCTCAGCCTGTACAAAACACACATGCACGCATTGAGTTTACCAACCCGGATGGGGTGCCCGACCACACTGTTATTCAGGTTCCATCTGCACACGTGGAGGTGGGAAAGGATGGTGCTGACTTAACCTTGTTGTTAAAGACGCCGGCCACTGACCCTTATTTTGAAGTAACTGCTAAAGGAGGGCTTAACCTCGCCAACATTGCGCAGTTCTATACATTTGAACCAGGTACTTCCTTATCAGGACAGCTGAATGCAGATATTTCTTGCAAAGGAAAGAAATCATATGTAGATGCTAAAAAGTACGACGCTTTTCAAACTGCGGGTACTTTACAGGTGTTTAAGGTGGAGTACAAATCCAAAGAGTACCCGGATGGCGTAGCATTGCAATCGGGCACCCTGGCATTTACACCTGCCAGAGTAAGCATCAGCAATGTGAGTGGTAGCTTTATGCAAACCAATTTTACGGCTGCCGGTGGTTTTGATAACCTGCTGGGGTATGCTTTAAAAGACGAGCCGTTGAAAGGAACACTGCAAATGCATGCGGATAAAATAGACCTGAATAAATGGATGGGTATGGTGCCTGCCAGCGCTGCTGATACTACAGCGGTTACATCAGAGCCTTTTGCAGTGCCTGCCAATATCCAGTTTACAGTAGATGCCAGCGCAGGAAATGTGAAATATGATAAAGTAGATTATAAGAATATTGCAGGTACACTGGAAATAAAGGATGAAGCGGTTACACTTAAAAATGTGAAGATGGAAGCGTTGGACGGTACTATTGCGCTCAATGGTTCCTATGCTACCAAAGCCAGTAAAAAGAAGCCTGCTATCAGCATGGCCTATGATGTACAAAACCTGGATATTCAAAAAACCTTTACTGCTTTCAATACCGTACAAAAGCTGATGCCTGTAGGGCAGTTTTTGTCGGGCAAGCTTACTTCACAAATGAGCCTGAAAGGAAACCTGGGCGAAAATATGATGCCCGATCTTTCCACTTTATCCGGAGATGGCACCTTGCTGTTACTGCAAGGTATGCTTAGCAAGTTCGGTCCGCTGGATAAAATTGCTTCTACCTTAAAACTGAACGATCTGCAGCAGATTACGGTAAAAGACATTAAAAGTCACTTTGAGTTTGCCAATGGTAAAGTGCTGGTAAAACCTTTTACTGTTCAGGTGAAGGATATAGGCATGGAAATAGGCGGCACACATGGTTTAGATCAAAGCCTGAATTATGTGATCAATATGAAAGTGCCGCGTGAAAAACTGGGCACACAGGCCAATCAACTGGTAAATAGCCTGGCTGCTAAAGCCAGCAGCAAAGGAATAAATATTACACCAGGCGATATTATCAATCTGAAAGTAAACCTGGGTGGCTTCATTAATAAACCAACTGTAAGCACCGATCTGGCAGGGGCGGGTAGCAGCGTGGCTGATGAATTAAAACAACAGGCAAGCACCTTTGCTGCTGAAAAGAAAGCGGCAGCCGACAGTGCGGTGGCTGCTGCAAAACAAGCGGTAAAAGATACTATAGCCAGCGTTAAAAATCAGTTGGTGAAAGATGCCGGCAATGCTTTAAAAGACCAGTTGCTGGGCGCGAAAAAAGATAGCACCACTACTAAAGATTCATTAAGTACCAAACAAAAGGTAGAAGAAGCGGGCAAAGGCTTGCTGAAAGGGCTGTTAAAGAAAAAGAGCTAA
- a CDS encoding TlpA disulfide reductase family protein: MKKSFLWLLATAPLAVCAQTKPYTLTGELKNIKEAPSKVFLWYAVDGKPVTDSATVTAGKYAFKGDAAQPVNATLILGAGNPRTAEAKNTATVFLEAGALKAISIDSFSNITVKGGAANTAYDQLKKEQKPVSDQMQALMGEYRAAYEAKNEEKLKTIEARYDSLDELSKAGYESFLKKNPTTPIALYVIRNWMPYDIDVEKLDPIFNKLPEATKSSASGKALQAKLEVAKKTSIGKEAPDFTMNDTLGNPVKLSSLRGKYVLLDFWASWCGPCRRENPNVVKAFNEYKDKGFTVLGVSLDQPTGKEKWLKAIHDDGLTWTHLSDLQFWNNAAAKEYGVQAIPQNFLIDPQGKIAGKNLRGEDLEKKLAELIKG, from the coding sequence ATGAAAAAATCATTTTTGTGGCTACTGGCAACTGCTCCTCTCGCAGTATGTGCACAAACCAAACCTTATACATTAACCGGAGAATTAAAGAATATAAAAGAAGCACCTTCTAAAGTGTTTTTATGGTATGCGGTAGACGGAAAGCCTGTTACAGACAGCGCTACTGTTACTGCCGGTAAATATGCCTTTAAAGGGGATGCGGCTCAACCTGTAAATGCAACCTTGATTTTAGGAGCAGGTAACCCCAGAACTGCAGAAGCTAAAAATACAGCAACTGTATTTTTAGAAGCAGGTGCACTTAAAGCCATCAGTATTGATTCGTTCAGTAACATTACTGTAAAAGGTGGAGCTGCAAATACAGCTTACGATCAACTGAAAAAAGAACAAAAGCCTGTTAGCGATCAGATGCAGGCTTTAATGGGTGAATATCGTGCAGCTTATGAAGCCAAGAACGAAGAGAAGCTGAAAACAATAGAAGCACGTTACGACTCTCTGGACGAACTTAGCAAAGCGGGTTACGAATCATTTCTGAAAAAGAACCCCACCACTCCTATTGCATTATATGTTATCCGTAACTGGATGCCTTATGATATTGACGTAGAGAAGTTAGATCCTATCTTCAACAAATTGCCTGAGGCTACTAAAAGCTCAGCAAGCGGTAAAGCTTTACAGGCTAAACTGGAAGTAGCTAAGAAAACCAGCATTGGTAAAGAAGCTCCGGATTTTACCATGAATGATACTTTAGGCAACCCGGTAAAACTGTCTTCTTTACGTGGTAAATATGTACTGCTCGATTTCTGGGCTAGCTGGTGCGGCCCTTGCCGTCGTGAAAACCCTAACGTGGTAAAAGCTTTTAACGAGTATAAAGACAAAGGTTTTACTGTATTAGGCGTTTCATTAGACCAACCTACCGGTAAAGAAAAATGGTTAAAAGCTATTCACGATGATGGCTTAACCTGGACACATCTTTCTGACTTACAGTTCTGGAACAACGCAGCTGCTAAAGAATATGGCGTGCAAGCTATTCCTCAGAACTTCTTAATTGATCCGCAAGGTAAAATTGCCGGTAAGAACCTGAGAGGGGAAGACCTGGAAAAGAAACTGGCCGAGCTGATTAAAGGATAA
- a CDS encoding universal stress protein, giving the protein MQTILVPTDFSSTAKNAALYALQLAEDIKAARVLFYHSYELPISVDPMMPTLQMLSLDDVKQVSQTGMDNFITNIKETYSTTIPIASACEFNSLTEGVQDIVEREQVQLIIMGITGGGKVEEVLVGSNTTNVAKHTNVPVIIIPAECRYKPIEEVMLACDFKQVVQTTPVQPIVDLLEMTKAKLFVLNVSSELDPLPEDANYEGLMLDTLFQAKGHKPEYHFLEAEDFTEAINYFAMENEIDVIIAIPKKHGWFDGLFRRNHTKMLAFHSHVPLMIVHD; this is encoded by the coding sequence ATGCAAACAATTCTGGTTCCTACCGACTTTTCGTCCACTGCAAAGAATGCTGCCTTATACGCGCTACAATTAGCTGAAGATATTAAGGCCGCGCGGGTGTTATTTTATCATAGTTACGAGCTGCCTATTTCGGTAGATCCTATGATGCCCACCTTACAAATGCTGAGTCTGGATGATGTAAAGCAGGTTAGTCAAACCGGAATGGATAATTTTATTACCAATATCAAAGAAACTTACAGCACCACTATCCCTATTGCATCTGCCTGTGAGTTCAATTCGTTAACAGAAGGCGTGCAGGATATTGTAGAGCGCGAACAGGTGCAGCTTATTATCATGGGCATTACAGGTGGTGGTAAAGTAGAAGAAGTGCTGGTAGGTAGCAATACCACCAATGTTGCCAAACACACCAATGTACCTGTTATCATTATTCCGGCCGAGTGCCGCTATAAGCCCATTGAAGAAGTAATGCTGGCCTGCGATTTTAAGCAGGTAGTGCAAACTACTCCCGTGCAGCCGATTGTAGATTTGCTGGAAATGACAAAGGCCAAGCTGTTTGTATTAAATGTAAGCAGTGAATTAGATCCTTTGCCGGAAGATGCCAATTACGAAGGGCTGATGCTGGATACGTTGTTTCAGGCTAAAGGACACAAGCCGGAGTATCACTTCCTCGAAGCAGAAGACTTTACAGAAGCGATCAACTACTTTGCTATGGAAAACGAAATAGATGTGATTATCGCTATTCCTAAAAAGCATGGTTGGTTTGATGGGTTGTTCAGGCGCAACCATACCAAAATGCTGGCATTCCATAGCCACGTTCCCCTGATGATTGTTCATGACTAG
- a CDS encoding carbamoyl phosphate synthase preATP-grasp domain-containing protein, with product MSNTLSSNESNPSGKKKIIVLGSGPNRIGQGIEFDYCCVHGLLAIKEAGYEAIMVNCNPETVSTDFDIADKLYFEPVYWEHLWEIIELEKPEGVIVQLGGQTALKLAKRLHEKGIRIIGTSYDNMDIAEDRGRFSDLLKELDIPYPQYGTAYTADEAIEVANQVGYPVLVRPSYVLGGQRMRIVINDEEVEKAVISLLKHIPNNKILIDHFLDRCQEAEIDGIFDGTDFHVMGVMEHIEPAGIHSGDSNAVLPAFNLTPMEVTTMEFYAEKIARALNIRGLINIQFAVKEGKVFVIEANPRASRTTPFIAKAYGIPYLNIATKVMLEDKKLKDFTIKKQLKGYAIKEPVFSFDKFPGVNKELGPEMKSTGEAIRFIKDLRDPYFRQLYKERSMHLSK from the coding sequence ATGAGCAATACACTTTCCTCCAACGAATCGAATCCGTCCGGTAAGAAAAAAATCATCGTTTTAGGTAGCGGTCCTAACAGAATTGGCCAGGGTATTGAGTTTGACTATTGTTGCGTGCATGGTCTGCTGGCTATTAAAGAAGCAGGTTATGAAGCGATTATGGTAAACTGTAATCCTGAAACCGTATCTACTGACTTTGACATTGCGGACAAGCTGTACTTTGAGCCCGTGTACTGGGAACATCTGTGGGAAATAATTGAGCTGGAGAAGCCTGAAGGGGTGATCGTTCAGCTTGGTGGCCAAACAGCCTTGAAGTTGGCTAAGCGCCTGCACGAGAAAGGTATACGTATTATAGGTACATCTTATGACAATATGGATATCGCCGAAGATCGCGGCCGTTTCAGCGACCTGCTGAAAGAGCTGGATATTCCGTATCCTCAGTATGGAACCGCTTACACTGCTGATGAGGCTATTGAAGTAGCCAACCAGGTAGGTTACCCGGTGCTGGTTCGCCCCAGCTACGTATTGGGCGGTCAGCGCATGCGTATCGTTATTAACGACGAAGAGGTAGAAAAAGCGGTGATCAGCCTGCTGAAACACATACCCAATAACAAAATACTGATTGACCATTTCCTGGATCGTTGCCAGGAAGCGGAAATTGACGGTATTTTTGATGGTACTGATTTTCACGTAATGGGCGTAATGGAGCATATTGAACCTGCTGGTATTCACAGCGGTGACAGTAATGCTGTGTTACCTGCCTTTAACCTGACTCCGATGGAAGTGACCACTATGGAGTTTTACGCTGAAAAAATTGCCCGTGCTTTAAATATTCGCGGTTTAATTAATATACAATTTGCTGTAAAAGAAGGAAAAGTGTTCGTAATTGAAGCCAACCCACGTGCTTCCCGTACCACTCCGTTCATTGCCAAGGCTTACGGCATTCCTTACCTGAACATTGCCACTAAGGTGATGCTGGAAGATAAAAAACTGAAAGACTTTACCATTAAAAAGCAGCTGAAAGGCTACGCCATTAAGGAACCGGTGTTCAGTTTTGACAAATTCCCGGGTGTAAACAAGGAATTAGGACCAGAAATGAAGAGCACAGGCGAGGCCATTCGCTTTATTAAAGACCTGCGGGACCCTTACTTCCGCCAGTTGTATAAAGAAAGAAGCATGCACCTGAGCAAATAA
- the radA gene encoding DNA repair protein RadA — MSKIKTAFFCSNCGYESAKWLGKCPSCNQWNTFIEEVLDKGNKNEQHNWKNYTETKRQGKTIALSQVSSIEEERIVTADSELNRVLGSGIVPGSIVLVAGEPGIGKSTLFLQSALQLQDVVTLYISGEESEQQIKMRADRLGIVNENFYLLTETSTQVIFQEIKKLKPQLVVVDSVQTLQSNFIESSPGSISQIRECAAEFQRFAKETNTPVFLIGHITKDGNIAGPKILEHMVDTVLQFEGDRNYTYRILRTLKNRFGSTAELGIYEMLSSGMRPVSNPSEILITHKEDQLSGGAIAATMEGLRPLLIEVQALVTPSVYGTPQRTVSGFDLRRLQLLLAVLEKRGGFQFGLKDVFLNIAGGLKVEDPSSDLAIICALLSSYEDVPIPQHICFAGEVGLNGEIRAVNRIEQRIAEAEKLGFEKIVVSRYNQKNRDAVKHLNIEVLALGRVDEVYQLLF; from the coding sequence ATGAGCAAAATAAAAACAGCATTCTTTTGCAGCAATTGTGGTTATGAAAGTGCAAAATGGCTGGGCAAATGTCCTTCATGCAACCAATGGAACACCTTTATAGAAGAAGTGCTGGACAAAGGCAATAAAAACGAACAGCATAACTGGAAAAATTACACCGAAACCAAACGCCAGGGTAAAACCATAGCCCTTAGCCAGGTAAGCAGCATTGAAGAAGAAAGAATTGTTACCGCCGACAGCGAATTAAACCGTGTGTTGGGTAGCGGCATTGTACCAGGTAGTATAGTGTTAGTAGCAGGCGAACCTGGTATAGGCAAAAGCACCTTGTTTTTACAAAGCGCATTGCAATTACAAGACGTGGTTACCTTATATATAAGTGGGGAGGAAAGTGAACAGCAGATTAAAATGCGGGCCGACAGGTTGGGCATTGTCAATGAAAACTTCTATTTGCTTACCGAAACTTCTACCCAGGTAATTTTCCAGGAGATTAAAAAGCTAAAGCCGCAACTGGTGGTGGTAGACTCTGTACAAACATTACAGTCTAACTTTATAGAATCATCTCCCGGCAGCATTTCTCAGATACGGGAATGTGCCGCAGAGTTTCAACGCTTTGCCAAGGAAACCAATACACCTGTTTTCTTAATAGGCCATATCACCAAAGACGGCAACATTGCCGGACCTAAGATATTAGAACATATGGTAGATACGGTGCTGCAGTTTGAAGGCGATCGTAACTATACCTACCGCATATTGCGCACATTGAAAAATCGCTTTGGCAGCACTGCCGAACTGGGCATATATGAAATGCTGTCTTCCGGTATGCGTCCGGTGAGCAACCCATCTGAAATTCTCATCACGCATAAAGAAGACCAGTTAAGCGGTGGAGCTATAGCAGCCACTATGGAAGGCTTGCGCCCGTTGTTGATAGAAGTGCAGGCACTGGTTACCCCCAGCGTATATGGCACCCCGCAACGCACCGTAAGCGGTTTTGATTTAAGACGTTTACAATTGCTACTGGCTGTGCTGGAAAAGCGTGGCGGATTTCAGTTTGGATTAAAAGATGTATTCCTGAACATTGCAGGCGGTTTAAAGGTAGAAGATCCATCCTCCGACCTCGCAATTATATGTGCCCTGCTTTCGTCGTATGAGGATGTTCCTATTCCACAACATATTTGCTTTGCCGGTGAGGTAGGCCTTAATGGTGAAATACGCGCCGTGAATCGTATTGAACAACGTATTGCAGAAGCAGAGAAACTGGGGTTTGAGAAAATTGTAGTATCCCGCTATAACCAGAAAAACCGGGATGCAGTTAAACACCTGAACATAGAAGTGCTGGCATTAGGCCGTGTGGATGAAGTATACCAGTTGTTGTTTTAA
- a CDS encoding quinone-dependent dihydroorotate dehydrogenase yields MIYPLLRQLLFNLSPEKAHYFSMNLLRSGCSLGPVKSMVQQSFELKDSRLQKEVFGLQFKNPVGLGAGFDKNAAYLNELEALGFGFVEIGTVTPKAQPGNEQPRLFRLPADKALINRMGFNNDGVEVVAERLLKWKNRKIQSGANKMIIGGNIGKNKVTPNEDAWKDYEICFTRLFDVVDYFVVNVSSPNTPGLRELQEKDSLRKILSRLQEINQGKQAPKPLLLKIAPDLTNEQLNDIADLAAEVKLSGLVASNTTIDRSNLTPSSKAESEKIGAGGLSGLPVKARSTEVVSYLAQQTGGKIPIIASGGIFTGADAREKLQAGASLVQVWTGFIYEGPSIAKNICKQLL; encoded by the coding sequence ATGATATACCCCCTTCTTCGTCAATTACTGTTTAATCTGTCGCCCGAAAAAGCGCACTATTTTTCTATGAACCTGTTGCGCAGCGGGTGCAGTCTTGGGCCGGTAAAATCGATGGTACAGCAGTCTTTTGAATTAAAAGACAGCCGTTTGCAAAAAGAGGTGTTTGGCCTGCAATTTAAGAACCCGGTAGGATTAGGAGCCGGTTTCGATAAAAACGCAGCTTATTTAAATGAACTGGAAGCCCTGGGCTTTGGTTTTGTGGAAATTGGCACGGTTACCCCCAAGGCACAACCTGGTAATGAACAGCCACGCCTGTTTCGCCTGCCGGCAGATAAAGCGCTGATCAACCGCATGGGCTTTAATAACGACGGGGTGGAAGTAGTAGCAGAAAGATTATTGAAGTGGAAAAACAGAAAAATACAGTCTGGTGCCAACAAGATGATTATTGGCGGTAATATTGGAAAAAACAAGGTTACCCCCAATGAGGATGCCTGGAAGGACTATGAAATTTGTTTTACCCGACTGTTTGATGTGGTGGACTATTTTGTAGTGAACGTTAGCTCACCCAACACACCCGGCTTACGCGAATTGCAGGAGAAAGATTCGTTGCGTAAAATTTTATCGCGCTTACAGGAAATTAACCAGGGCAAGCAGGCCCCCAAGCCATTGCTGTTAAAAATAGCTCCTGACCTTACCAACGAGCAATTGAATGATATTGCCGACCTGGCAGCAGAAGTAAAGCTAAGCGGCTTGGTGGCCAGCAATACCACCATTGACCGTAGTAACCTTACCCCGAGCTCTAAAGCGGAAAGCGAAAAAATTGGCGCTGGTGGTTTAAGTGGTTTGCCCGTAAAAGCCCGTTCTACAGAGGTGGTAAGCTACCTGGCACAGCAAACCGGCGGCAAAATTCCTATTATAGCCAGTGGCGGTATTTTTACCGGAGCAGATGCCCGGGAAAAGTTACAGGCTGGCGCTTCATTAGTGCAAGTGTGGACTGGCTTTATTTATGAAGGTCCTTCTATTGCTAAAAACATTTGTAAGCAACTGTTATAA
- a CDS encoding thiolase family protein encodes MDKKQNTMQEAYIVAGYRTAVGKSKKGGLRFYRPDDLAVEVIKGLMATVPQLDPKRVDDVIVGNAVPEAEQGLQFGRIIAARALGIEVAGITINRYCASGLESIATATAKIRTGMAECIIAGGTESMSLVPTAGWKTVPAYSIAKDEPDYYLSMGLTAEAVAKEFNVSRDDQDAFSLRSHEKAMHAIQNGYFKPGILPINVEQVYVDENGKKKSKTFIVDTDEGVRADTTLEALGKLKPAFALGGSVTAGNSSQTSDGAAFVVVMSERMVNELGLKPIGRLVNCASAGVHPRIMGIGPVAAVPKVLKQAGMTLGDIDLVELNEAFASQSLAVIRELNLNPDIVNINGGAIALGHPLGCTGCKLTVQILNDLKRLNKKYGIVTACVGGGQGIAGIIENM; translated from the coding sequence TTGGATAAGAAACAAAATACCATGCAGGAAGCTTATATAGTAGCCGGATACAGAACCGCCGTAGGAAAAAGCAAAAAAGGTGGTTTACGTTTTTATCGCCCCGACGATCTGGCGGTAGAAGTTATAAAAGGGCTGATGGCCACTGTGCCACAGCTGGATCCTAAACGTGTGGATGATGTGATTGTAGGAAATGCGGTGCCGGAGGCAGAGCAGGGTTTACAGTTTGGCCGCATTATAGCTGCCCGTGCATTAGGTATTGAAGTGGCGGGTATCACTATTAACCGCTATTGCGCCAGCGGCCTGGAAAGCATAGCCACGGCTACAGCTAAAATACGCACAGGTATGGCCGAATGCATTATAGCGGGTGGCACCGAAAGCATGAGCCTGGTGCCTACAGCTGGTTGGAAAACAGTACCTGCCTATTCCATTGCCAAAGACGAACCGGATTACTACCTGAGCATGGGCTTAACTGCGGAAGCAGTTGCCAAAGAGTTTAATGTTTCACGTGACGATCAGGATGCTTTTTCGCTGCGCTCACATGAAAAGGCCATGCACGCTATTCAGAATGGTTATTTCAAACCTGGAATATTACCTATTAACGTAGAGCAGGTGTATGTGGATGAAAATGGTAAGAAGAAATCGAAAACTTTTATCGTAGATACGGATGAAGGTGTGAGGGCAGATACTACCCTGGAAGCGTTGGGCAAATTAAAACCTGCGTTTGCATTGGGTGGTAGTGTTACTGCCGGTAACAGCTCGCAAACCAGCGATGGCGCTGCCTTTGTGGTAGTAATGAGCGAACGTATGGTAAACGAACTGGGCCTGAAACCTATTGGCCGCCTGGTAAATTGCGCCAGTGCTGGCGTACATCCCCGTATTATGGGCATAGGTCCGGTAGCAGCAGTACCTAAAGTATTGAAGCAGGCAGGTATGACCTTAGGAGATATTGACCTGGTAGAGCTGAATGAAGCATTTGCTTCCCAATCACTGGCGGTAATACGCGAGCTGAACCTGAACCCAGATATTGTAAATATTAATGGCGGGGCCATTGCATTAGGTCATCCGCTGGGTTGTACTGGTTGTAAGTTAACCGTGCAAATATTAAATGATCTGAAACGACTGAATAAGAAATACGGCATTGTTACTGCCTGTGTAGGTGGTGGACAAGGCATTGCAGGAATAATAGAGAATATGTAA
- a CDS encoding TerC family protein, with the protein MTQIFTADNLVSFFVLVILEVVLGIDNVIFVSIIMNRLPKAQQPKARVLWMIFGIIMRSILLMGLSWLLAQKGHYLFSVAGKGFDLSSLVMLAGGLFLIYKTVKEIHHKLEGEEEHADGTKKPLGFSAAIFQIVLIDMVFSFDSIITAGGTAKVVEVMIAAVVVAMIIMFLFSPAIAGFIHKHPTLKMLALSFLVMIGFVLLVEGWDSERSHDLHLKNYVYFAMAFSFIVELLNMRLRKGQKSEPVELKSPRLDEKP; encoded by the coding sequence ATGACACAAATTTTTACGGCTGACAACCTTGTCAGTTTTTTTGTATTGGTAATTCTGGAAGTGGTATTAGGCATTGATAATGTGATTTTTGTAAGTATTATCATGAATCGCCTGCCCAAAGCGCAGCAACCCAAAGCCCGTGTTTTGTGGATGATATTTGGTATTATTATGCGCAGCATTTTGTTGATGGGCTTAAGTTGGCTATTAGCACAAAAAGGCCATTATCTGTTTTCAGTGGCCGGAAAAGGCTTTGACCTCAGCAGTTTGGTAATGCTGGCGGGTGGCTTGTTTCTGATTTATAAAACGGTAAAAGAAATTCATCATAAGCTGGAAGGCGAGGAAGAGCATGCAGATGGCACTAAAAAACCGCTGGGCTTTTCTGCGGCCATTTTTCAGATAGTGCTGATTGACATGGTATTTAGCTTTGACAGTATTATTACTGCCGGGGGCACCGCCAAAGTGGTGGAAGTAATGATTGCTGCGGTGGTGGTAGCTATGATTATTATGTTTTTATTCAGCCCGGCCATTGCCGGCTTTATTCACAAACATCCTACTTTAAAAATGCTGGCCCTCTCCTTTTTGGTGATGATTGGCTTTGTATTATTAGTGGAAGGTTGGGACAGTGAACGTTCGCACGACCTGCACCTGAAAAACTACGTTTATTTTGCGATGGCCTTTTCATTTATAGTGGAATTGTTAAACATGCGCCTGAGAAAGGGACAAAAATCTGAGCCGGTGGAATTGAAATCCCCACGTCTCGACGAAAAACCCTAA